In Piliocolobus tephrosceles isolate RC106 chromosome 6, ASM277652v3, whole genome shotgun sequence, the following are encoded in one genomic region:
- the LOC111522550 gene encoding olfactory receptor 4N5: METENLTVVTEFILLGLTQSQDAQLLVFVLVLIFYLIILPGNFLIIFTIKSDPGLTAPLYFFLGNLAFLDASYSFIVVPRMLVDFLSEKNVISYRSCITQLFFLHFLGAGEMFLLVVMAFDRYIAICRPLRYSTIMNPRTRYALLLALWLGGFTHSIIQVALILHLPFCGPNQLDNFFCDVPQVIKLACPDTFIVELLMVSNSGLLSLLCFLGLLASYAVILCRIRKYSSEGKNKATSTCTTHIIIVFLMFGPAIFIYTRPFQAFPADKIVSLFHTVIFPLMNPVIYTLCNQEVKASMRKLLSQHMVF; encoded by the coding sequence ATGGAAACAGAGAACCTCACAGTGGTGACAGAATTCATTCTTCTTGGTCTGACCCAGTCTCAAGATGCTCAACTTCTGGTCTTTGTACTAGTCTTAATTTTCTACCTCATCATCCTTCCTGGAAATTTCCTCATCATTTTCACCATTAAGTCAGATCCTGGGCTCACAGCCcccctctatttctttctgggCAACTTGGCCTTCCTAGATGCATCCTATTCCTTCATTGTGGTTCCCAGGATGTTGGTGGACTTCCTCTCTGAGAAGAACGTAATCTCATACAGAAGCTGCATCACTCAGctctttttcttgcattttcttgGAGCGGGGGAGATGTTCCTTCTCGTCGTGATGGCCTTTGACCGCTACATCGCCATCTGCCGGCCTTTACGCTATTCAACCATCATGAACCCTAGAACCCGCTATGCATTATTGTTGGCTCTGTGGCTCGGGGGCTTTACCCATTCCATTATACAAGTAGCCCTTATTCTGCACTTGCCTTTCTGTGGCCCAAACCAGCTCGATAACTTCTTCTGTGATGTTCCACAAGTCATCAAGCTGGCCTGCCCCGATACCTTTATAGTGGAGCTTCTGATGGTCTCCAACAGTggcctgctcagcctcctgtgctTCCTGGGCCTTCTGGCCTCCTATGCAGTCATCCTCTGTCGTATAAGGAAGTACTCCTCTGAAGGAAAGAACAAGGCTACCTCCACATGCACCACCCATATTATCATTGTATTTCTCATGTTTGGACCTGCTATTTTCATCTACACTCGTCCCTTCCAGGCTTTCCCAGCTGACAAGATAGTTTCTCTTTTCCATACTGTCATCTTTCCTTTAATGAACCCTGTTATTTATACGCTTTGCAACCAGGAAGTGAAAGCTTCCATGAGGAAGTTGTTAAGTCAACATATGGTTTTCTGA